A stretch of the Lolium perenne isolate Kyuss_39 chromosome 3, Kyuss_2.0, whole genome shotgun sequence genome encodes the following:
- the LOC127340197 gene encoding protein STRICTOSIDINE SYNTHASE-LIKE 10-like, translating to MAIGTRGHAAAAMILVALLLQLILPIPAAAAAVPSIDARRTRHLPLPRGLLRGPESVAFDAKGQGPYSGVSDGRVLKWNGDTLGWTTYTYGPGYSSDACTASVLRPETATESQCGRPLGLRFHLKSGYLYVADAYKGLMRVAPGGGEATVLVTEVDGAPLRFTNGVDVDQVTGEVYFTDSSMTYQRSQHEMVTRTGDSTGRLMRYDPRTGNVIVLQSGITYPNGLTLSADRTHLIISSTGPCKLLRYWIKGSKTDTMELFADLPGYPDNVRPDKRGGYWVAVHREKNEVPFGVDSHLLALRISGEGQIVEEMRGHKSVRPTEIVERKGGRLFMGSVELPYVSVVTRKSTEIEIN from the coding sequence ATGGCCATCGGCACTAGGGGTCACGCTGCCGCCGCGATGATCTTGGTCGCCCTCCTGCTCCAGCTCATCTTGCCTAtccccgccgcggccgccgccgttCCAAGCATCGACGCCAGGAGGACGCGCCACCTGCCGCTGCCACGAGGACTCCTGCGCGGCCCGGAGAGCGTCGCCTTCGACGCCAAAGGCCAAGGCCCCTACAGTGGCGTCTCCGACGGCCGCGTGCTAAAGTGGAACGGGGACACGCTCGGATGGACGACATACACCTACGGCCCCGGCTACAGCAGCGACGCCTGCACGGCGTCCGTCCTTCGCCCGGAGACTGCCACCGAAAGCCAGTGCGGCCGCCCACTCGGTCTGCGCTTCCACCTCAAGTCCGGGTACCTGTACGTCGCCGACGCCTACAAGGGGCTCATGCGGGTGGCGCCGGGTGGTGGCGAGGCAACGGTATTGGTTACCGAGGTTGATGGCGCGCCTCTCCGATTCACCAACGGGGTGGACGTCGACCAAGTCACCGGCGAGGTCTATTTCACCGACAGCTCCATGACCTACCAAAGGTCGCAGCATGAGATGGTCACGCGAACCGGAGACTCGACCGGCCGGCTAATGAGGTACGACCCGCGGACAGGAAACGTTATCGTGCTCCAGTCCGGCATCACTTACCCCAACGGTCTCACCTTGAGCGCCGATCGGACACATCTCATCATCTCATCGACGGGACCATGCAAGCTACTGAGGTATTGGATCAAGGGCTCCAAGACCGACACAATGGAGCTATTCGCCGATCTTCCGGGCTATCCCGACAACGTGAGGCCCGACAAGAGAGGAGGATATTGGGTGGCAGTACACCGCGAGAAGAACGAAGTTCCCTTTGGAGTCGACAGCCACCTGCTAGCTCTGAGGATAAGCGGTGAAGGACAAATCGTTGAGGAGATGCGAGGACACAAGAGCGTGAGGCCGACCGAGATAGTGGAGAGGAAAGGCGGAAGATTATTCATGGGATCCGTCGAGCTTCCTTACGTCTCCGTTGTCACACGCAAATCAACGGAAATAGAGATCAATTAG
- the LOC127345161 gene encoding B3 domain-containing protein Os03g0212300 translates to MVKLRSQSQRDTGEMVPPDVAAFEFYRFLSYGISWEKLVLPDKFASELIGRELREMKLRVAGSGGRRAWDVEVNVNEYGDMYLGRGWREFVSANGLELGQLLVFRYDGAALLSVTVFEESECRRPCQQQEEEEEQEEEEDDDDDSDEEEEEDDDNEEEEDDDDNEDDDDDDYDYEGAEGNSPPVTPARAPTGSGSSRRGTAEAGTDPESSQFSVMLRKCHLGKDRQQYLNVPAYFHEAHGYVERSKVVLQMRGESWTVTLKHGRGGKRTEFRYGWHQFCVDNGLGLGDTCFFHALPEGSGRRGEDHVLRVEVRKQEGTILP, encoded by the exons ATGGTGAAGCTACGCTCTCAGAGTCAGAG AGACACCGGGGAAATGGTGCCGCCGGACGTAGCCGCCTTCGAGTTCTACAGGTTCTTGTCCTACGGAATCTCCTGGGAGAAACTG GTTCTTCCTGACAAGTTCGCGAGCGAGCTCATCGGCCGTGAGCTCCGGGAGATGAAGCTGCGGGTGGCCGGCAGCGGAGGGCGGCGCGCGTGGGACGTGGAGGTCAACGTCAACGAGTACGGCGACATGTACCTCGGTCGCGGCTGGCGGGAGTTCGTCAGTGCCAATGGCCTGGAGCTCGGGCAGCTTCTCGTCTTCCGATACGACGGCGCTGCGCTGCTCTCCGTCACAGTCTTCGAGGAATCAGAGTGCCGGAGACCCTgccagcagcaggaggaggaggaggagcaggaggaagaggaggacgacgacgacgatagcgacgaggaggaggaggaggacgacgacaacgaggaggaggaggacgacgacgacaacgaggacgatgacgatgacgactaCGACTACGAGGGCGCAG AAGGGAATTCTCCGCCGGTGACGCCGGCGCGGGCGCCGACAGGCAGTGGAAGCAGCCGCAGAGGCACGGCGGAGGCGGGCACCGACCCGGAGTCGTCGCAGTTCAGCGTGATGCTAAGAAAGTGCCACCTTGGCAAGGATCGGCAGCAGTACCTG AATGTGCCTGCGTATTTCCATGAGGCCCACGGGTACGTGGAGAGGAGCAAGGTGGTGCTGCAGATGCGCGGGGAGTCGTGGACCGTAACCCTCAAGCACGGCCGCGGGGGGAAACGCACCGAGTTCAGGTACGGATGGCACCAGTTCTGCGTCGACAACGGCCTCGGCCTCGGCGACACCTGCTTCTTCCATGCTCTCCCGGAGGGCTCAGGCCGCCGCGGTGAGGACCACGTGCTCAGGGTTGAGGTGCGCAAGCAAGAAGGCACCATTCTCCCGTGA